The genomic region TCCTCACATGCACATCAAAGCTATCAAGAAACTTCACTGTTGGATACAGGCTTGGCAGAGGAGAATCATTGCAAGAGATTTCAAAAAGCATGCGAGGAGTTGCAGAGGGGGTTGAGACAAGCCTTTCCTTGATGCAGCTTTCAAAAAAACTTGATGTGGAGATGCCAATTACTTCTGAAGTATATCAGGTTATTTATGAAGGCAAATCACCCCAACAGGCAGCATGGGATCTGATGAATAGAACTTTAAAGCCAGAGTTTTATTGATTTAAATCAATTTTCATAATAACGGCATCTTCTTCAGGTAAAACATAGTATTTTTTTCTTACTCCCACCTTTTTAAATCCCATTTTTTCATAAAAACTGATTGCCTGTGTATTTGATATCCTTACTTCAAGAAAACAGGATTTTACAGAGTGTTTTATCTCATCCATAACATTCCTTATAAGTTCCGTTGCAATTCCTCGTCTTCTCAGTTCAGGTTTTACAGCAATTGAAAGCAGTTCTGCTTCATCCAGTATTTTTCGCAAAACTATATATCCTGCAATTTCTTCATTAAATTCAGCAACTTTAAGAATGGATTGAGGATTTAAAAGTTCGCTTATAAAGGATTTTAAAGACCACGGAAGAGAAAAACTCTGTTTTGAGATTTCAATGACTGCTGGAAAGTCTTCTTCTTTAAGCTTTCTTATTATTAATTTCATCCAAACTTTATTTCTGCTTCTGATTTCCTTAGATAAACAGGTTTCAAATCTCTTGCATGAATTGCTTCATTTATTCTCTGTGATGCTATAAAGGCTACAACTGCTGGATTCGGCACTGAATATATGAAGTTTAAAAATAGGGCATTGCTACCAAATTTTTCTATCAGCTTTTCTTTATACAGTTCTGCACCGCTTCCAACAAATAATGTTTCCTCTTTAATCCACTCAGCTAAAGCCTCTACATTCATTACTGAATCTTCTTTAATTCGTTGAATTTCGTTGTCATTCCATCGGAATAAAGCAGTAAAGACTTCTTTTTTTCTTGCATCAAGAACAGGGCATATTTGATATTTACAGCAAGGCACTCCCCATGCAATAACTTCAAGTGTGGACACAGGAATCACTTTTTTTTGAGTTACAAAGCTTAATCCTTTCAATGTACTTACTGCAACCCTCAGTCCTGTAAAAGAACCTGGTCCAACAGTCACAGAATAGTAATCAATTGTTTCAATGGGAATTTTCATAACTTCAAGAATATGGGCAATCTCTGGAAGAAGCTTCTCAGAATGGGCAGCCTTAAACTCCATAATTGACTGAGCAATGAGGTTACCATCCTCTATAACAGCCAAACCTGCATATTTCGTTGATGTATCAATTCCTAAAATGCGCATTTTTCAATCTTAATAATATATCTTTTACCATCTACCCAGGGAAGGTCAAACTCCTTTGTCTGTATCCTATCCTTGGGTAATTCTTTAATTTCATCTTCTACTTTCAAGGATTTACTTATTAAAAAATATCCATCGCTTTTCACTAAATGCTTACATCTCTGGACAAACTCTTTTATGCTCCACAGTGCTCTTGACATAACAATATCAAATTTTTCATTAACCTCCTCAGCCTTTGCATGATAAATTTCAATATTGGAAAGCTCAAGCTTTCTCTTTAAATTTTTCAAAAAAGCACACTTTTTCCATGAAGGCTCAATCAATGCTATTTTTAAATCAGCTCTCACAATAGCAATCGGCACACCTGGAAAACCTGCACCACTTCCCACATCTGCAATACTCAATGGTTTTTCAGGAATGAAATACAGATACAAAAGAGAGTCTAAAAAATGTTTCACCACTATTTCTCTCTCATCTTCAATAGAAGTGAGATTGTAAGCTTTGTTCCATTTTTTAAGCTCTGCAGTATAAAGCAAAAATTTATCAACTACTGCTTCCTCATTGAGATTTAAACATTGTTTTATAAAAGTTTTTGAATCTTCCATGAGATTATTTTTTGCTGCCTTTCTGCAGAGCTACCATAAGTATTGATATTGCTGCTGGAGTGACACCGGGGATTCTCATCGCCTGACCTATTGTTCTTGGTCTTACCTCATTTAGCTTTTGTATAACTTCTTTGGAGAGCCCTGGAAGATTGAAATCAAAATCTGGTGGAATAATTTTTTCTTCAAACTGTCTCATTCTTTCAACCTGTTCCATCTGTTTTGCAATGTAACCTTCGTATTTAATGTGAATTTCAACAAGTTCTTCAATCTCTTTTGCAATATTTTCCTGAGAAGGTGCAAATTTTTTAACAAATTCATAATTAATCTCTGGTCTTTTAAGAATTTTGTCAAGGGATGTGGCTTCTTCTATGGGAGTTGTTCCCGCATCAGTCAAAGCTTTATTTAGTTGCTCTGAAGGTTTTATAATTGTAGTTTTCAATCTTCTGATTTCCCTTTCAAGAGCTTCTTTTTTCTTTAAAAATCTTTCATAGGTTTCCTCATCAACCAGTCCTACACGAAAGCCATGGTCTCTTAATCTGAGATCAGCATTGTCATGCCTTAGAAGAAGTCTGAACTCTGCACGGGATGTAAACATTCTATAAGGCTCCTGTGTGCCCTTTGTGACGAGGTCGTCAATTAAAACTCCTATATATGCCTCGTCCCTGCCAAGAATAAGAGGTGGCTTTCCCTTTATCTTTAAGGCTGCATTTATACCTGCCATTAATCCCTGTGCAGCAGCCTCTTCATAGCCACTTGTTCCATTTATCTGTCCTGCAAGATAAAGTCCTTCAATTCCTTTAACTTCAAGTGTGTGATTTATCTGAGTTGGATAAACAAAGTCATACTCAATGGCATATCCAGGCCTCATAATTTCTGCATCTTCAAGCCCTGGAATTGTTCTTACAAAGGCAACCTGAACATCATAGGGCAAAGATGTAGGGATTCCATTGGCATAGTACTCTTTTCTGCTCAATCCTTCAGGCTCAAGAAATATCTGATGTCTTGGTTTTTCTCTAAATTTTACAACCTTATCCTCAATGGAAGGACAATAGCGGGGACCTATTCCCTTTATTTTTCCGCTGTAAAGGGGTGAGCGGTCAAGATTGTTAAGAATTATTTCATGGGTTTTTTCATTTGTATAGGTTATGTAACAGGGCACCTGTGGATTGGTAATTTCTTCTGTGGAATAGGAAAATGCTGGTGGAGGGAAATCTCCCCACTGCTCCTCAGTCTTTGAAAAATCTATTGTTTTAGCATCAATTCTTGGCGGAGTTCCAGTTTTAAGTCTTCCCATTTTAAGTCCCAGTTTCTTTATTGACTCTGAAAGCTTTTTGGATGAAAACTCTCCAGCTCTGCCTGCTTCAAAGGAGTCAAGTCCAATATGAATCAGTCCATTTAAAAATGTTCCCGGAGTTACGATTACAGCCTTTGCTCCGTAAAAAACACCAAGAGAAGTTATGATTCCCTTAACTCTGCCATTTTCAACAACAATCTCCTCAACCATTGCCTGCTTTATTGCAAGATTTTCAGTTGCCTCAAGAAGTTTTCTCATGTTCAAATTGTAAAGGATTCTATCAGCCTGTGCTCTAAGTGACCATACAGCCGGACCTTTTGAGCGATTAAGCATTCTAAATTGAATACCTGACATATCAGTTACCTTTGCCATTATGCCACCCAGAGCATCAATCTCCCTTACAAGATGACCCTTTGCAAGTCCACCAATGGCAGGATTACAGCTTAGTTGAGCTATTGTGTCAAGATATATTGTAAAAAGAGCTGTACTTAAGCCCATTCTTGCTGAGGCTACCGCTGCTTCACAGCCTGCATGTCCTGCTCCCACAACAATTATGTCAAAATCTTTTTCTTTATACATTTTTTTCTTCTATTTTCCTTACTTTTTTATTATAATAGATGTGATGAGTTTTCCTGTATTCAGACATACAATTTCAAGATTTAGAGAGCTTTTAAAGGAAGATGGACAAAAGGTTTCTCAGTTAATAAAATACGACCCTGTAATTGCATATCTTATATTTCAGGAAGTTAACAAGCCATGCGGAAAAGTAGAGATAACAAACTTCTCCCAGATGGTAAACTATCTTGGAACAAAAAAAATTGAAGAGATCATTATTCAGAGAGACCTCTTTCTTGAAAGTGAAGATTTATACATATGGGTATATGGGATCCTGAGCGCTGAAATTTCGGCTTTAATATCAGAAAAATTTTCTCATATTCATAGAGATGAAGCATTTTTTGCAGGGCTTTTACCATGTCTTGGATTACTTTTTATGATAAATGAGTTTCCCAGATACAGAAGCATAATTCATTTTCTTGTAAAGCTTCCATTGGAAGACAGGGTTTTTATTGAAACAAAAACCTTTGGAACAAATCACATTGAGACTCTTAAAAGAAATATAATATGTCCTCCCTTTAAAGAGGTTGTAAATATTTTAAATAAAATGTTTCCAGAAGACGGCACAAAGGATATAAAAACCGCTGTTCCTCCAAGAGGCTCTACACTGCAGAGTTGTTATGACTTAGCACTGCTTTCAGACCTCTCTGCCTATGGTGCACAGGCTTTGATGTTTCCTTCAGTTATTGACAATCGTGAATTGTTTCTTGAGCTTGCAAAAAGATACTTTCGCATAAAAGAGTCAGATTCTCTTGAAATTCTTCAGAGCGCTATGGATAGATTTATTTCAATTGCTCAGGAGTTTAATGTCATTGAAGAGATTCAATTCTCCACTGAAACAGTTTATGAACTTAAAAAATTCAAGTTTGAAACGAAAAATCCTGTTTTTGCAAACATGGTGAAAAATTTATTTGAAGAAAATGCTAAAGACAGAAACATATTCATTTACGGTGAAAGAGCGGTTGGTAAAAGACTCCTTGCAGCAGCCCTTTACACAGACGATAACAATCCCCGAAGAGAAAAACCTTTTGTAATGATTTTTTGCGACATTGAAGAAGAAACTCTGGAGGAAGAATTTTTTGGAATTAAAGAAGGATACCTTGGTAAAAAAGGTAAAAGAGGTGTATTAAAAAATGCAGAGGGAGGAACTCTTGTAATAAAAGAGTTTGACAGTATGCCAAGAAGTTTTCAGGATAAGCTTGAAAAAGCTATTAAAACAGGAAAGGTTTATAGGGTTGGAGATATAAATCCCTTTGATTTTCCAGATGTAAAATTTATTCTTGTCGGTAAAGATGACATAAGGATAAAAGCTGCACAGGGAGAGTTTTCAAGTTCTCTTATTAAGCTTCTTAATCCTTTTTTCTTAAAAATCCCTCCATTAAGAGAAAGAAGAGAGGATGTTTTTTATATAGCAGGAGAGATTGTAAAAAAATATAACCTCAATATTGAAGACAAACTCTCTCAGCCAGAGATTATAGAAAAGCTTAAAACTGAACCATTTCCGAACAATCTCAGGGATTTGAAAAGATTTCTATTTTTGCTTTATATTCAGAGACTTCTTAAATCTTAAATACTCAATTCCACCAACTAAGGAAGCAAAAACCTGAGAGAGAAACCATAAAAATGATACTGCCACAACCTGAGCCTCACCAAAGGATTTTCCAAAAAACAAAATAAAGCACCACTCTCTCACTCCAATACCTGATACCGATACTGGAAGCATGGAAATCAGTATAATAATTGGCAGAAAAATGCATACTTCAAAAAAAGACACTGAAATATCAAGCCCGAGAAAAATCACATAAACTGAGACGATCACAGTAAACTGAACGAGTAAAGAGTAAAGAGTCGCCTTTAAAATCTGTTTTTTATTGAAGCTTAAAACATAATCATGGAATTCTTTAAAAAATTTAATCTTTCCAAGCAATAAAAGAAAAAGGCTTGCTAAAATAAATAACAAAAAGCTTAAGGGCACGCTCCATATAAGCCTGTGCTTTGGAAGATTTGTATAAAACAGGCAGAAAAATACAAAGCCTATCAATAATAAAGCAAAAAGTCCTGTGTATCTCTCCATAAACACTGATGCTAAAGCCTTTTTAAGCCCCGTTTTTTCTTTGATCATGAAAATTTTTATTACATCTCCTCCAATTATTCCGGGCAGAAGATTATTAAAAAATGAGCCAATGAGATAAAGTGAGAATAGCTCTGAAACCTTTAAATCTTCCCGGGGAAGAAAAATTTTCCATCTCAGAGTGGATATGTATGAAGAAAGAATGTATAAAAAGGAGGCAGATAAAAAGATTAAAGGATTCATTAGAAAAAGAGAGTTTAAGACATGGTTAATCTCAATTTTTTTAAAAAGATAAAGAATCAATAAACAGGTTACTGTAAGACGAATGAAAAATTTTATGTGCTTTTTCAATCTCCAGGTCCCAGGATTTTTTTCAGAATGTAAATGGGTTTTTTCTGTGTTTCATGATAAACTCTTACAATCATCTCACCAAGAAGCCCCATACCGATAAAATTAAGACCTATCAAAACAGAAAAGAATCCACCCAGTAAAAGAGGTCTTCCACCAATGGAAATTCCATATAGAATTTTAAGTAAAACAAGATATCCCACAATGGCGGCACCGACAATCATGAATAAAACTCCAATTGGTCCAAAAAACTGAATTGGCTTTGTTGAAAAGCTATGTAAAAACTTTACAGTGACAAGGTCTAAAAGAACCTTGATTGTTCTTCCTATTCCGTATTTTGACTTTCCTCTGTATCTTGGATGATGTTGAACCTCAATCTCTTTTATCTTTACGCCATACCAGCTTGCAAGGGCTGGAATAAATCTGTGCAGCTCACCGTAAAGCTTGAGATTTTTAACAACTTCTCTGCGATAGGCTTTTAAAGAGCATCCGTAGTCATGAATTCTCACACCAGTAACTTTTCCAATGAGCCAGTTTGCCAATATGGAAGGAAGTCTTCTTGACAGGAATGGGTCTTTTCTTTTTTTTCTCCAGCCACTAACAAGATCAGCATCCTTTACGGCTTCAAGAAACTTTGGTATGTCTGCAGGATCATTCTGCAGATCCCCATCCATTGTTATAACCACATCTCCTCTTGCAAAATCAAAGCCTGCTGCAAAGGCTGCGGTCTGTCCAAAATTTCTTCTGAAGCTTAAGACAACCACATGGGAGTCCTTTTTTTGAATTTCTTCAAGAAGTTTCAGGGTACTGTCAGTACTACCATCGTCAATATAGATGATTTCGTAAGAAATTGGCAGCCTGCTCAAAGTTTCAGTTAGTTTTTTATGAAGTTCATTTATGTTTTCCTCTTCATTGTAAAGTGGTATAACCACTGATAAATCCATTTTTGCCTCCTTCAGTAGCTCTCTGGTAAGTTTATTTCCATACCTTTAAAGTTGTAACATCTAAAAATTGTATAATCTCTAATTTTAACTCTTTTTTTGTAAACAGTAAAATGCTCTGAATCACAGTGTTCAAAAGCAGAAGAAACATCAGGCTCTGGCGTGTTTCTCATTCCATAAACAACATAAACTCCATGAACTGTGCCATTAATTTCCAGGGTTTTTGACTGCCACAGGTCATACTGATTCATTCTTCTTCCAAGATTTATGCAGTAAACAAAGGGATTGCCTTTTGTATAAAAGGCAAGTTCGCTTGAAATCTGATATCTGTCAGAGAAAATCACTACTTTCCCTGTCTTTTCCAGTTCTTCTCTCATCTCTGATACTTTTATTCCCAGTTCTCGCCATCCTTTAAGCCTTGCTGAAGGATCAATTTTCTCTGGAAGATTTAGATATGGTAGAGCATGGCTAAAAATTGTAAAAACAACTGCTATCAGAATCGCAGATAAAACAAGTTTTTTATAAAGCCTGCGAGCAAAAGCAAAGGCAATAACAATTAAAAAAGGAAGATATGCTGGCATTGCCCAGTTTGCCTGAACCTTTCCCTGAATGCTTTTAAGTAAAAAGAAAACCAAAACAGGCATTGAAAAAGACGTAAGAAACCATCGGGTATCAGGCTTAAGACTTAAGGTTGAAGGTTTAAGGAGGAAATAAAATCCCAATGCAAAAATCAAGGGAGTTACAACAATCAACTGGCTACCGATAAATTCAGCGAAATATTTCAAGGAAATCTTTAATCCATCATAAAGATGTGCCTGCCCTGCTGTGTGTTTAATTGTAACCCAGTCATGCTGGGCATTCCAGATTATTACAGGAGAAAATACAAGCAGAGAAATTATCACACATACATAAAGCCATGGATTTTTTAAAATCTCTCTGCCATTTAGAGACAAAATCAAAGTAAAACTCCTAATGAAGTTAATGGACGGGTGAAGAGTTTTTTTCTTTATGAGAGATCCCTCGGGGCATTGACCCCCTCGGGATGACATAGTAAAAAACATAGGGTGCTCTGAAACCGCATTTTTTCTTTTCCCTAACAAATAAGTAATCATACAAAAATAGAAAAAAGCCATTGTGTACTTTGTAAGAAGTCCAAGCCCTATGAAAAATCCTAAAACAAGCCAGTAACCTCTTTTTTCTATTGTAAGGATAAAAAGATACATTGAAACAATCCAGAACAAAATAAAGGGGCTGTCAATTGTAAAAAGAATCCCGAATGTTGAAA from Thermodesulfovibrio sp. 3907-1M harbors:
- the rimI gene encoding ribosomal protein S18-alanine N-acetyltransferase codes for the protein MKLIIRKLKEEDFPAVIEISKQSFSLPWSLKSFISELLNPQSILKVAEFNEEIAGYIVLRKILDEAELLSIAVKPELRRRGIATELIRNVMDEIKHSVKSCFLEVRISNTQAISFYEKMGFKKVGVRKKYYVLPEEDAVIMKIDLNQ
- the tsaB gene encoding tRNA (adenosine(37)-N6)-threonylcarbamoyltransferase complex dimerization subunit type 1 TsaB, whose amino-acid sequence is MRILGIDTSTKYAGLAVIEDGNLIAQSIMEFKAAHSEKLLPEIAHILEVMKIPIETIDYYSVTVGPGSFTGLRVAVSTLKGLSFVTQKKVIPVSTLEVIAWGVPCCKYQICPVLDARKKEVFTALFRWNDNEIQRIKEDSVMNVEALAEWIKEETLFVGSGAELYKEKLIEKFGSNALFLNFIYSVPNPAVVAFIASQRINEAIHARDLKPVYLRKSEAEIKFG
- the rsmG gene encoding 16S rRNA (guanine(527)-N(7))-methyltransferase RsmG; this encodes MEDSKTFIKQCLNLNEEAVVDKFLLYTAELKKWNKAYNLTSIEDEREIVVKHFLDSLLYLYFIPEKPLSIADVGSGAGFPGVPIAIVRADLKIALIEPSWKKCAFLKNLKRKLELSNIEIYHAKAEEVNEKFDIVMSRALWSIKEFVQRCKHLVKSDGYFLISKSLKVEDEIKELPKDRIQTKEFDLPWVDGKRYIIKIEKCAF
- the mnmG gene encoding tRNA uridine-5-carboxymethylaminomethyl(34) synthesis enzyme MnmG; the encoded protein is MYKEKDFDIIVVGAGHAGCEAAVASARMGLSTALFTIYLDTIAQLSCNPAIGGLAKGHLVREIDALGGIMAKVTDMSGIQFRMLNRSKGPAVWSLRAQADRILYNLNMRKLLEATENLAIKQAMVEEIVVENGRVKGIITSLGVFYGAKAVIVTPGTFLNGLIHIGLDSFEAGRAGEFSSKKLSESIKKLGLKMGRLKTGTPPRIDAKTIDFSKTEEQWGDFPPPAFSYSTEEITNPQVPCYITYTNEKTHEIILNNLDRSPLYSGKIKGIGPRYCPSIEDKVVKFREKPRHQIFLEPEGLSRKEYYANGIPTSLPYDVQVAFVRTIPGLEDAEIMRPGYAIEYDFVYPTQINHTLEVKGIEGLYLAGQINGTSGYEEAAAQGLMAGINAALKIKGKPPLILGRDEAYIGVLIDDLVTKGTQEPYRMFTSRAEFRLLLRHDNADLRLRDHGFRVGLVDEETYERFLKKKEALEREIRRLKTTIIKPSEQLNKALTDAGTTPIEEATSLDKILKRPEINYEFVKKFAPSQENIAKEIEELVEIHIKYEGYIAKQMEQVERMRQFEEKIIPPDFDFNLPGLSKEVIQKLNEVRPRTIGQAMRIPGVTPAAISILMVALQKGSKK
- a CDS encoding sigma 54-interacting transcriptional regulator, whose amino-acid sequence is MSFPVFRHTISRFRELLKEDGQKVSQLIKYDPVIAYLIFQEVNKPCGKVEITNFSQMVNYLGTKKIEEIIIQRDLFLESEDLYIWVYGILSAEISALISEKFSHIHRDEAFFAGLLPCLGLLFMINEFPRYRSIIHFLVKLPLEDRVFIETKTFGTNHIETLKRNIICPPFKEVVNILNKMFPEDGTKDIKTAVPPRGSTLQSCYDLALLSDLSAYGAQALMFPSVIDNRELFLELAKRYFRIKESDSLEILQSAMDRFISIAQEFNVIEEIQFSTETVYELKKFKFETKNPVFANMVKNLFEENAKDRNIFIYGERAVGKRLLAAALYTDDNNPRREKPFVMIFCDIEEETLEEEFFGIKEGYLGKKGKRGVLKNAEGGTLVIKEFDSMPRSFQDKLEKAIKTGKVYRVGDINPFDFPDVKFILVGKDDIRIKAAQGEFSSSLIKLLNPFFLKIPPLRERREDVFYIAGEIVKKYNLNIEDKLSQPEIIEKLKTEPFPNNLRDLKRFLFLLYIQRLLKS
- a CDS encoding lysylphosphatidylglycerol synthase transmembrane domain-containing protein gives rise to the protein MKKHIKFFIRLTVTCLLILYLFKKIEINHVLNSLFLMNPLIFLSASFLYILSSYISTLRWKIFLPREDLKVSELFSLYLIGSFFNNLLPGIIGGDVIKIFMIKEKTGLKKALASVFMERYTGLFALLLIGFVFFCLFYTNLPKHRLIWSVPLSFLLFILASLFLLLLGKIKFFKEFHDYVLSFNKKQILKATLYSLLVQFTVIVSVYVIFLGLDISVSFFEVCIFLPIIILISMLPVSVSGIGVREWCFILFFGKSFGEAQVVAVSFLWFLSQVFASLVGGIEYLRFKKSLNIKQK
- a CDS encoding glycosyltransferase family 2 protein — translated: MDLSVVIPLYNEEENINELHKKLTETLSRLPISYEIIYIDDGSTDSTLKLLEEIQKKDSHVVVLSFRRNFGQTAAFAAGFDFARGDVVITMDGDLQNDPADIPKFLEAVKDADLVSGWRKKRKDPFLSRRLPSILANWLIGKVTGVRIHDYGCSLKAYRREVVKNLKLYGELHRFIPALASWYGVKIKEIEVQHHPRYRGKSKYGIGRTIKVLLDLVTVKFLHSFSTKPIQFFGPIGVLFMIVGAAIVGYLVLLKILYGISIGGRPLLLGGFFSVLIGLNFIGMGLLGEMIVRVYHETQKKPIYILKKILGPGD
- a CDS encoding glycosyltransferase family 39 protein: MPVFLLMIYRYFKAKNYIEILYLITAITLVVFISDWFSLEIKNLVQRVRPCHTEYFRGVVGCTASYSFPSNHATNSLAVATVLILFGRKLWKSKLISIYIISVALFICLSRLYLGVHWLTDVLGGALLGLIIGYGVFNATLSVNNLKRFFYFFLIILSLFRVYFILHGPLDLSPDEAHYWEWSRRLDLSYYSKGPVIAYLIAFSTWLFGDNPFGVRIFAVLCSFLSSFFVYKIGKKLFDEKTGYISGVLFQLIPLFSTFGILFTIDSPFILFWIVSMYLFILTIEKRGYWLVLGFFIGLGLLTKYTMAFFYFCMITYLLGKRKNAVSEHPMFFTMSSRGGQCPEGSLIKKKTLHPSINFIRSFTLILSLNGREILKNPWLYVCVIISLLVFSPVIIWNAQHDWVTIKHTAGQAHLYDGLKISLKYFAEFIGSQLIVVTPLIFALGFYFLLKPSTLSLKPDTRWFLTSFSMPVLVFFLLKSIQGKVQANWAMPAYLPFLIVIAFAFARRLYKKLVLSAILIAVVFTIFSHALPYLNLPEKIDPSARLKGWRELGIKVSEMREELEKTGKVVIFSDRYQISSELAFYTKGNPFVYCINLGRRMNQYDLWQSKTLEINGTVHGVYVVYGMRNTPEPDVSSAFEHCDSEHFTVYKKRVKIRDYTIFRCYNFKGMEINLPESY